The following proteins are co-located in the Sphingomonas panacis genome:
- a CDS encoding efflux transporter outer membrane subunit gives MRPVASKAGWLLTASVALLGGCSLAPDYQRPAMAAPAAFKESAPWQAAAATPPPAGKWWETFGDPALDSLEAQIDAGNFDLAAASARYEQARSLVRQARADLFPQIGVDASVDRNRLSANRPIGRGLASTQTDKIVGGSLAYELDLFGRVRNTIAAGRANAHAAAFDVEGIRLGLQSQLAATYFDLRGLDARILLLRQTVDSFQRAFDLTNTRHSGGIASGIDVSRAQAQVSSARAELSSVEIDRAKDEHAIAVLVGEAPATFSIPVADPQTRPPAIQPGLPSTLLERRPDIAAAERRVAAANAQIGVARAAFFPNVTLGGQGGFESVGGDWLGAASSFWALGPLQAALTVFDGGRRAAQVRQARAQFDEAAATYRQTVLDAFREVEDDLATQRLLVAGEVDQAAAAKAAERTRDLALIRYRDGAADYLEVVTAQTAALDAERALLQVRTRQLQAAGDTFRALGGDFRAGK, from the coding sequence ATGCGGCCGGTGGCAAGTAAGGCCGGCTGGCTGCTGACCGCGAGCGTCGCGCTGCTCGGCGGTTGCTCGCTCGCGCCGGATTACCAGCGCCCGGCGATGGCGGCACCGGCGGCGTTCAAGGAGAGCGCGCCGTGGCAGGCTGCTGCCGCCACCCCGCCACCTGCGGGCAAATGGTGGGAAACATTCGGCGATCCCGCGCTCGATTCGCTCGAAGCGCAAATCGACGCGGGCAATTTCGATCTCGCCGCCGCCTCGGCCCGCTATGAGCAGGCGCGATCGCTGGTGCGGCAGGCGCGCGCCGATCTGTTTCCCCAGATCGGCGTCGATGCGAGCGTCGATCGCAATCGGCTTTCGGCCAATCGGCCGATCGGGCGTGGGCTTGCCTCGACCCAGACCGACAAGATCGTCGGCGGCTCGCTCGCTTATGAACTCGATCTGTTCGGGCGCGTGCGCAACACCATCGCCGCCGGCCGTGCCAACGCGCATGCCGCCGCGTTCGATGTCGAAGGGATTCGGCTCGGGCTGCAGAGCCAGCTTGCCGCGACCTATTTCGATCTGCGCGGGCTCGACGCGCGCATCCTGCTGTTGCGCCAGACGGTCGACTCGTTCCAGCGCGCGTTCGACCTCACCAACACGCGCCATTCGGGCGGGATCGCCTCGGGCATCGACGTCAGCCGCGCGCAGGCGCAGGTGTCGAGCGCGCGGGCGGAACTGTCCTCGGTCGAGATCGATCGCGCCAAGGACGAACATGCCATCGCCGTGCTGGTCGGTGAGGCGCCCGCGACTTTCTCGATTCCGGTCGCCGATCCGCAGACCCGCCCGCCCGCGATCCAGCCCGGCCTGCCCTCCACCCTGCTCGAACGCCGCCCCGACATCGCCGCCGCCGAGCGTCGTGTCGCCGCCGCGAACGCGCAGATCGGCGTGGCGCGCGCGGCGTTCTTCCCCAATGTGACGCTTGGGGGCCAGGGCGGGTTCGAATCGGTCGGCGGCGACTGGCTCGGCGCGGCGAGCAGCTTCTGGGCGCTCGGGCCGCTCCAGGCGGCGCTGACCGTGTTCGACGGCGGCCGGCGCGCGGCGCAGGTGCGGCAGGCGCGTGCGCAGTTCGACGAGGCGGCGGCGACCTATCGCCAGACCGTGCTCGACGCGTTCCGCGAGGTTGAGGACGATCTTGCCACGCAGCGGCTGCTCGTCGCGGGCGAAGTGGATCAGGCCGCCGCCGCCAAGGCCGCGGAACGCACGCGTGACCTCGCGCTGATCCGCTATCGTGATGGCGCGGCGGATTATCTTGAGGTCGTCACCGCGCAGACCGCCGCGCTCGACGCCGAGCGTGCGCTGCTCCAGGTGCGGACGCGGCAGTTGCAGGCGGCGGGCGATACGTTCCGGGCGCTGGGCGGGGATTTCCGCGCGGGGAAGTAG
- a CDS encoding prephenate/arogenate dehydrogenase family protein: protein MLPFSRVTIIGIGLIGSSIARAVRATMPSVRLTGYDADAGVRETADRLDLFDDLTDTPGASVIDADLVILCVPVGAMGAAGAAIADDLPADAIVSDVGSCKAEVVRALAEALPGATVIPAHPVAGTENSGPEAGFATLFKHRWCIVTPPEGAAPFAVERVCEFWRRLGSDVETMAPDHHDRVLAITSHLPHLIAYTIVGTASDMEEVTQSEVIKYSAGGFRDFTRIAASDPTMWRDVFLSNREAVLDMLQRFSEDLSALQRAIRWGKGDELFDLFTRTRAVRRSIIDQGQDDPAPDFGRTRE from the coding sequence ATGCTGCCCTTTTCCCGCGTCACCATCATCGGCATCGGCCTGATCGGCTCCTCGATCGCGCGCGCGGTTCGCGCCACGATGCCGAGCGTGCGGCTGACCGGCTATGACGCCGACGCGGGCGTGCGCGAGACCGCCGACCGGCTCGACCTGTTCGACGACCTCACCGATACGCCGGGCGCGAGCGTGATCGACGCCGATCTCGTCATCCTGTGCGTCCCCGTTGGCGCGATGGGCGCGGCCGGCGCCGCGATCGCCGACGATCTGCCCGCCGATGCGATCGTCAGCGATGTCGGCTCGTGCAAGGCCGAAGTGGTGCGCGCGCTCGCCGAGGCGCTGCCGGGGGCGACCGTGATCCCCGCGCACCCGGTCGCCGGCACCGAGAACAGCGGCCCTGAAGCGGGCTTCGCGACATTGTTCAAACATCGCTGGTGCATCGTCACCCCGCCCGAGGGCGCCGCCCCCTTCGCGGTCGAGCGCGTGTGCGAATTCTGGCGGCGGCTCGGCTCCGACGTGGAGACGATGGCGCCCGACCATCATGACCGGGTGCTGGCGATCACCAGCCACCTGCCGCACCTGATCGCCTATACGATCGTCGGCACCGCATCGGACATGGAGGAAGTCACCCAGTCCGAGGTGATCAAATATTCCGCCGGCGGCTTCCGCGATTTCACCCGGATCGCCGCGTCCGATCCGACGATGTGGCGCGACGTGTTCCTGTCGAACCGCGAGGCGGTGCTCGACATGCTCCAGCGCTTCTCCGAGGATCTGAGCGCGCTGCAACGCGCGATCCGCTGGGGCAAGGGCGACGAGCTGTTCGACCTGTTCACCCGCACCCGCGCGGTCCGCCGCAGCATCATCGACCAGGGCCAGGACGATCCAGCACCGGATTTCGGGCGAACGCGGGAGTAG
- a CDS encoding GNAT family N-acetyltransferase produces the protein MNAITLSDDTALLQVERIHGWLASSYWSPGIARAVVEKAIAGSHCLGAYRGGEQVGFARMITDHATFAWLADVWVEESARGQGLGRRMVAWFLDHPDFAGLRRIGLVTKDAHGVYAALGFHRLARADRYMERLQPGMAEMLRAER, from the coding sequence ATGAACGCCATCACATTATCCGACGACACCGCGCTGTTGCAGGTAGAGCGAATCCACGGCTGGCTCGCATCGAGCTATTGGTCGCCCGGCATCGCGCGCGCGGTGGTGGAGAAGGCGATCGCCGGGTCGCACTGTCTCGGCGCCTACCGGGGCGGCGAACAGGTCGGCTTCGCGCGGATGATCACCGATCATGCCACCTTCGCATGGCTCGCCGACGTGTGGGTCGAGGAATCGGCGCGGGGGCAGGGCCTCGGGCGGCGGATGGTCGCATGGTTCCTCGACCATCCCGACTTCGCCGGGCTGCGCCGAATCGGGCTGGTCACAAAGGACGCGCACGGCGTCTATGCCGCGCTGGGCTTCCACCGGCTCGCGCGGGCGGATCGCTATATGGAGCGGCTTCAGCCGGGGATGGCGGAGATGCTGCGCGCGGAGCGTTAA
- the ssb gene encoding single-stranded DNA-binding protein codes for MAGSVNKVILVGNLGRDPESKSFQNGGKVVNLRIATSESWKDRNTGERKEKTEWHSVAIFNEGLANVAERFLRKGSKVYIEGQLQTRKWQDAQGQDRYSTEIVLQGFNSVLTMLDGPQGGAGGGGGGGAVRDDFGGNEDFGGGARGGYGGGGGGSSFGGGRSGGAAAPAAGGNRGGGFADDLDDDVPF; via the coding sequence ATGGCGGGCAGCGTCAACAAGGTCATTCTCGTCGGCAATCTCGGCCGCGATCCCGAAAGCAAGAGCTTTCAGAACGGCGGCAAGGTGGTCAACCTGCGCATCGCCACGTCCGAATCCTGGAAGGACCGCAACACCGGCGAGCGCAAGGAAAAGACCGAATGGCATTCGGTTGCGATCTTCAATGAAGGTCTCGCGAACGTTGCCGAGCGCTTTCTGCGCAAGGGCAGCAAGGTCTATATCGAGGGCCAGCTCCAGACCCGCAAATGGCAGGACGCGCAGGGGCAGGACCGCTATTCGACCGAGATCGTGCTGCAAGGCTTCAATTCGGTGCTGACCATGCTCGATGGCCCGCAAGGCGGTGCTGGTGGTGGCGGTGGCGGCGGTGCCGTTCGCGACGATTTCGGCGGCAATGAAGATTTCGGCGGGGGCGCGCGCGGCGGCTACGGCGGTGGCGGTGGCGGCAGCAGCTTCGGCGGCGGTCGCTCGGGCGGCGCAGCAGCCCCGGCGGCAGGCGGCAACCGCGGCGGCGGCTTCGCCGACGATCTCGACGACGACGTTCCCTTCTGA